A single region of the bacterium genome encodes:
- the murD gene encoding UDP-N-acetylmuramoyl-L-alanine--D-glutamate ligase: MNKDILKDNNRLLELRRNLCGARIVILGFAREGIDTLRFLRKLFPEKILGITDRLNLEEFPDKTQKFLYHLFHGREKKKIRERLYLGENYLKALKDYDVIIKSPGIPLKTIKPFLNKGQIVTSQTEIFFDNCPGEIIGITGTKGKSTTASLIYEVLKKGGLKAHLVGNIGEPVLSHLFKAKPDDVFVYELSSHQLSNLKKSPHISVFLNIYPEHLDYYKDFKEYLRAKQNICRYQTKSDLFLYNPENKYVRQTVKISQARKIALNPQKAKIFLEKRGRSDLPPKLLGDFNFLNMAAAIETGRIFGVPDQKIAEAIQKFKPLPHRLELVGEYRGIKFYNDSLATIPEATIAALDALGKDVETIFLGGFDRGLDFKRLAKIILKSRLKNLVFFPTTGKRIWREIGKLNRENRFFHCLFTDPARNYDNKMADLVYNEKSKGKRIFSPKRVSNGAGKMKAAVELAFKHTKKGKICLLSCASPSFGLFKDYRERGDLFKKYIKELERK, from the coding sequence ATGAACAAAGACATACTGAAAGACAACAATAGATTATTAGAACTTCGGCGAAATTTATGCGGGGCGAGGATTGTGATCCTCGGATTTGCCAGAGAGGGGATTGATACCCTGCGGTTTTTGCGAAAGCTTTTTCCAGAAAAAATTCTTGGCATTACTGATCGCTTAAACTTAGAAGAATTTCCCGACAAAACTCAAAAGTTTCTATATCATCTTTTTCACGGCCGTGAAAAAAAGAAGATAAGAGAAAGATTATATTTAGGAGAAAATTACCTCAAGGCGTTGAAAGATTATGACGTTATTATTAAGTCTCCCGGCATTCCGCTAAAAACTATCAAGCCATTTTTAAACAAGGGCCAGATCGTAACCTCGCAGACAGAAATCTTTTTTGACAATTGCCCCGGTGAAATCATTGGCATTACCGGCACCAAGGGCAAAAGCACGACCGCAAGTTTGATATACGAGGTTTTAAAGAAAGGAGGGTTAAAAGCGCACTTGGTCGGCAACATTGGTGAGCCGGTTTTATCGCATTTATTTAAGGCAAAACCGGACGATGTCTTTGTTTATGAGTTATCCAGCCACCAGCTTTCAAATCTAAAGAAATCTCCCCATATTTCCGTATTTTTAAACATTTATCCCGAACACCTGGATTATTACAAGGATTTTAAGGAATACCTAAGAGCAAAGCAGAATATCTGCCGTTATCAAACAAAAAGCGACCTCTTCCTTTATAATCCCGAAAATAAATACGTTAGGCAGACCGTCAAAATCAGTCAGGCGCGGAAAATCGCTTTAAATCCCCAAAAAGCCAAGATCTTTCTAGAAAAACGTGGGAGGTCCGACCTCCCGCCAAAGCTTTTGGGTGACTTCAATTTTTTGAATATGGCGGCGGCCATTGAAACCGGCCGTATTTTTGGCGTGCCCGACCAGAAAATTGCCGAGGCGATCCAAAAATTTAAGCCCCTGCCGCACCGTTTGGAGTTGGTAGGGGAATACCGGGGGATCAAGTTTTACAACGATTCTTTGGCGACTATTCCGGAGGCAACCATAGCCGCCCTAGACGCTTTGGGAAAGGATGTTGAAACCATATTTCTTGGAGGCTTTGACAGGGGCTTGGATTTTAAGAGGCTGGCAAAAATAATTTTAAAGAGCCGGCTGAAAAACTTGGTCTTTTTTCCCACAACCGGCAAACGGATTTGGCGGGAAATCGGGAAACTGAACAGGGAAAACCGCTTTTTCCACTGTCTTTTTACTGACCCCGCAAGAAACTATGATAACAAAATGGCCGATTTAGTTTATAATGAAAAAAGCAAAGGAAAAAGAATATTTTCTCCCAAAAGAGTTTCTAACGGGGCAGGTAAAATGAAAGCAGCAGTGGAATTGGCTTTTAAACATACGAAAAAGGGGAAGATCTGTCTTCTTTCCTGCGCTTCTCCGAGCTTTGGCCTATTCAAAGACTATCGGGAAAGAGGAGATCTTTTTAAAAAGTACATAAAAGAGCTGGAAAGAAAATGA
- a CDS encoding FtsW/RodA/SpoVE family cell cycle protein, with the protein MKGFKKPDYILLLASLTLLLLGILILSSVSAVFSMENFGEPDYLLKHQLLYGLLPGMAFGLAAFLIPLEVIKKVCFWLFFANLLFLGLLVSSKIGLNLFGASRWLKIGPVVFQPSEFLKLSLILYLSAWFSSQDFSLKTYAKSRFFSRLKPLVPFLMIIGVITALLALQPDIGTLGVIVLIGAAIFFVSGTPFWQNLSIWTFGLGILALLVKLAPYRLNRWLVFINPDFDPMGRGYQLKQALIAIGSGGVLGLGLGMSRQKFGFLPQTIGDAIFPVFAEEAGFLGAVVLILVFLVFLWQGFRISRRSKDAFSRLAGAGISFWIGFQALINICSMTGLFPLTGVPLPFISYGGSHLTAELIGLGILLNISKKPYQQNP; encoded by the coding sequence ATGAAAGGCTTCAAGAAACCAGATTACATTTTGCTCTTGGCCAGCTTGACCTTGCTGCTGCTAGGGATTTTGATTTTATCCAGCGTTTCGGCGGTTTTCTCAATGGAGAACTTCGGCGAGCCCGATTACTTGTTGAAGCATCAGCTGCTTTACGGGTTGCTGCCGGGAATGGCTTTCGGGCTGGCTGCTTTTCTGATTCCTCTTGAAGTTATAAAGAAAGTTTGTTTCTGGCTTTTTTTTGCCAATCTTCTTTTTTTAGGCCTTCTGGTTTCCTCAAAAATAGGATTGAACCTGTTCGGCGCCTCGCGCTGGCTGAAGATCGGGCCGGTTGTTTTCCAGCCGTCAGAATTCTTGAAACTCAGCCTCATTCTTTATCTCAGCGCCTGGTTCTCGAGCCAAGATTTTTCCCTGAAAACCTATGCCAAATCAAGATTTTTTAGCAGATTAAAACCGTTGGTTCCTTTTCTGATGATTATCGGCGTCATCACCGCCTTGTTGGCCCTTCAGCCTGATATCGGCACTCTCGGGGTGATTGTTCTCATCGGGGCGGCTATATTCTTTGTTTCGGGAACTCCTTTTTGGCAGAATCTTTCGATCTGGACTTTTGGGCTGGGGATCCTGGCTCTCTTAGTAAAACTTGCCCCTTACCGTTTGAACCGCTGGCTAGTCTTCATAAATCCCGATTTTGACCCCATGGGCCGGGGCTATCAGCTGAAACAGGCGTTGATCGCCATCGGTTCCGGCGGCGTTCTTGGGCTTGGTTTGGGAATGTCTCGCCAGAAATTCGGCTTTCTGCCGCAGACTATCGGCGACGCCATCTTTCCCGTTTTTGCCGAGGAAGCCGGCTTTCTGGGAGCGGTTGTCCTAATCCTGGTTTTTTTGGTTTTTCTCTGGCAAGGTTTTAGGATCAGCCGGCGGTCTAAGGACGCTTTTTCCCGGCTGGCCGGAGCCGGCATCTCTTTTTGGATCGGTTTCCAGGCATTGATAAACATTTGCTCGATGACCGGTCTTTTTCCTTTAACCGGAGTCCCACTGCCTTTCATCAGCTACGGCGGCTCTCATTTGACCGCAGAGCTGATCGGTTTGGGGATATTATTAAATATTTCAAAAAAGCCATATCAACAAAACCCATGA
- a CDS encoding UDP-N-acetylglucosamine--N-acetylmuramyl-(pentapeptide) pyrophosphoryl-undecaprenol N-acetylglucosamine transferase, whose protein sequence is MKIVLTGGGSGGHIFPLIAVVREIKSLYLQKRLEESLNVFGEAKGRAKYQESLEFRYLGPRDDFSLILLAQEGVRTKEIAAGKLRRYLDWQSFLDNLVDIFLRTPLGIMQSFFDLFFFAPDLIFSKGGYGSFPVVVAGWFLGIPIFLHDSDVDPGLANQLLAKFAKKILVSFPKTERFPPSKMILTGNPVRKELLYGNPLEAKEVLNIAGGKPVIIIIGGSQGAQRINDLILAILPNMLKYFEILHQIGEKNFVKTRAEAVVTVPKGREKYYHPFPFLREEDYKQALSICDLIVARAGGGTIFEIAAAGKPSILIPYPEAAQGHQLKNAYSFAAGGATVIMEEANLTPNFFLEKLKNLFSRPGELEKMAKASRNFAKPEAARDIASIIFNFLKM, encoded by the coding sequence ATGAAAATCGTCCTTACTGGCGGGGGATCGGGCGGCCACATCTTTCCCTTGATCGCCGTCGTCAGAGAGATAAAAAGTCTTTATCTGCAAAAAAGGCTTGAAGAAAGCTTGAATGTTTTCGGCGAGGCAAAAGGCCGGGCTAAGTACCAGGAGAGCCTGGAATTCCGTTATTTGGGACCGCGTGATGATTTTAGCCTGATTTTGCTGGCCCAAGAAGGGGTGAGAACCAAGGAGATTGCTGCCGGCAAATTGAGGCGTTACCTCGACTGGCAGAGTTTTCTCGATAATCTGGTCGATATTTTCCTGAGAACGCCCTTGGGAATTATGCAGTCGTTTTTTGATCTTTTCTTTTTTGCTCCGGATTTGATTTTCAGCAAGGGCGGATACGGTTCTTTCCCGGTAGTCGTTGCTGGCTGGTTTTTGGGAATTCCCATTTTTCTGCACGACTCAGACGTCGATCCCGGCCTGGCCAACCAGCTGCTGGCGAAGTTTGCCAAAAAGATTCTGGTTTCTTTTCCGAAGACGGAGAGATTTCCTCCTTCAAAAATGATTTTGACCGGCAACCCAGTCAGAAAAGAATTGCTCTACGGCAATCCTTTAGAAGCAAAAGAAGTCCTGAACATTGCTGGGGGAAAACCGGTTATCATAATCATCGGAGGCTCTCAGGGGGCCCAGCGCATCAATGATTTGATCTTGGCCATTTTGCCGAATATGCTTAAGTATTTTGAGATTCTGCACCAAATTGGCGAGAAAAACTTCGTAAAAACCAGGGCCGAAGCCGTCGTCACCGTTCCTAAAGGCAGGGAAAAATATTACCATCCGTTCCCGTTTTTACGCGAAGAGGACTACAAACAGGCCTTGTCGATTTGCGATTTGATAGTCGCCAGGGCCGGCGGCGGCACTATTTTTGAGATCGCCGCTGCCGGAAAACCCTCGATTCTGATTCCTTATCCGGAGGCCGCCCAGGGACATCAGCTGAAGAACGCCTACAGCTTTGCCGCGGGCGGAGCCACGGTCATTATGGAAGAAGCCAACCTCACCCCGAATTTCTTCCTGGAAAAACTCAAGAATCTGTTTTCCCGTCCCGGAGAGCTCGAGAAAATGGCTAAGGCTTCAAGGAATTTTGCTAAGCCGGAAGCCGCCAGAGACATCGCCTCGATCATTTTTAATTTCCTAAAAATGTGA
- the gltX gene encoding glutamate--tRNA ligase, whose amino-acid sequence MTTLDPSQKEKVVRTRFAPSPTGFLQLGNLRTALFTYLFAKSSNGVFILRIEDTDPERSKAEYEKAIFETLRWTGLLWDEGPEIGGPYGPYRQSEKLDVYEKYLRQLLDEGKAFYCFCSEDELETYRQYQLSQGQPAVYSGKCRDIPLSEAQKRFLEGEKAIIRFKNLISEPVVFDDMIRGRTEFDPHLIGDFSIARDLRSPLYNFSCVIDDFDTKITHVVRGEDHISNTPKQIMIQVALGFPRLKYAHLPMILASDRSKLSKRHGAVPALEYRDEGYLPETLINFLALLGWHPEDEREIFSLKSLAKEFSLERVQKSGAIFNQQRLDWLNGFYLRNLSLKNLTEKCLPYLISANFLKVAEESVPAQLIPVPTEERWRERRYEVIQTGETVDFDHVAKAISLYQQRLKKLSEIIELADFFFKEKIVFPADLIRWKGMIDREVKESLERLEKILEKIKPEDWQKENLEAILLPEAEKTGDRGKLLWPLRVALTGKQASAGPFEVAAVLGKDKTLKRIREARKVTSP is encoded by the coding sequence ATGACAACCTTAGATCCCAGCCAAAAAGAAAAAGTGGTCCGCACCAGGTTTGCGCCGTCTCCAACGGGCTTCTTGCAGCTTGGGAATTTAAGAACAGCTTTATTTACCTATCTTTTTGCGAAAAGCAGCAACGGAGTTTTTATCTTAAGAATTGAAGATACGGATCCGGAACGATCAAAAGCAGAATACGAGAAAGCAATTTTTGAAACTTTAAGATGGACGGGTTTGCTATGGGACGAAGGACCCGAGATTGGCGGGCCTTACGGGCCTTATCGCCAGAGTGAAAAACTCGATGTTTATGAAAAATATTTGAGGCAACTTTTGGACGAGGGCAAAGCATTTTACTGTTTTTGCTCTGAAGACGAGCTTGAAACTTATCGCCAGTACCAGTTGAGCCAGGGCCAGCCCGCGGTCTATTCCGGAAAATGCCGGGACATACCTTTGTCGGAAGCCCAAAAAAGGTTTCTTGAGGGAGAAAAAGCGATTATCCGTTTTAAGAATCTGATTTCAGAGCCCGTAGTTTTTGACGATATGATTCGCGGCAGAACAGAATTTGATCCCCATTTAATCGGCGATTTTTCCATTGCCCGCGACCTTCGTTCTCCGCTTTATAATTTTTCTTGCGTCATCGACGATTTTGACACAAAAATTACCCACGTTGTCAGAGGCGAAGATCATATTTCCAACACTCCCAAGCAAATTATGATTCAAGTAGCTTTGGGGTTTCCCAGACTCAAATACGCCCATTTGCCGATGATTTTAGCTTCTGACCGGTCAAAATTAAGCAAACGCCACGGCGCCGTGCCGGCTTTGGAATATAGAGACGAAGGATACTTGCCAGAGACTCTGATTAATTTCCTGGCGCTTTTGGGCTGGCATCCGGAAGACGAAAGAGAGATATTTTCTTTAAAGAGCCTGGCCAAGGAGTTTTCTCTCGAGAGAGTCCAGAAGTCAGGGGCGATTTTCAACCAGCAGCGCCTTGATTGGCTTAATGGTTTTTATCTGCGGAACTTGAGTCTGAAAAACCTGACAGAAAAATGCCTGCCTTATTTGATCAGCGCTAATTTTCTTAAGGTCGCCGAGGAATCCGTTCCGGCCCAGTTAATTCCCGTTCCGACGGAAGAACGCTGGAGGGAAAGGAGGTATGAGGTGATACAAACAGGAGAAACGGTTGATTTTGACCACGTCGCAAAAGCAATCAGCCTTTATCAGCAGCGCTTAAAAAAGCTGTCAGAAATCATAGAGTTAGCCGACTTCTTTTTTAAAGAAAAGATTGTTTTTCCAGCAGACCTTATAAGGTGGAAGGGAATGATCGATAGGGAAGTCAAAGAGTCTTTGGAAAGACTGGAGAAGATTCTTGAGAAAATAAAACCGGAGGATTGGCAGAAAGAAAATCTGGAAGCAATTCTTTTGCCGGAAGCAGAGAAAACAGGGGATAGGGGAAAGCTGTTATGGCCGCTGCGAGTTGCTCTTACGGGCAAACAGGCTTCGGCCGGTCCATTTGAAGTGGCGGCGGTTCTAGGAAAAGACAAAACTCTTAAAAGAATCAGGGAGGCCAGGAAAGTCACATCCCCGTAG